Proteins from a genomic interval of Syngnathus acus chromosome 4, fSynAcu1.2, whole genome shotgun sequence:
- the mutyh gene encoding adenine DNA glycosylase isoform X1, with product MFLLKRWQEKIIIAFNFQMCASRLTMRRLKKEALEQVENVKPKRKRQRTLGKEEEPSSAVSPSVYHTFCEPADVRHLQTHLLRWYDLEKRELPWRTLALTEPDVNIRTYAVWVSEIMLQQTQVATVIDYYTKWMKRWPRVSDLAAATLEEVNQMWAGLGYYSRGKRLHEGAQKVMSELDGRMPDTVAELLRQLPGVGRYTAAAIGSIALGQVTGAVDGNVIRVLCRVRAIGANCTSPAVTEALWALANTLVDPKRPGDFNQAMMELGARVCTPKGPLCEQCPIRSQCHSYRKVQAKREQNSKRLLGEKDTKPPALQDIEDCSASGICPLCPLEPWDEELGVQNFPRKPAKKPPRVERTLTCVLTRRGEGGQEEFLLKQRPNKGLLAGLWEFPSLLLEKEDKSEKKQKAALRAHLDKHLGAPLIDSSLQYVGEVPHIFSHIHQTYVVHTLHLGDAEAPLRTGDVRWISRSALQEAAVSTGVKKIVKLCDSAKLQKELNSPDAKRQKNDERKRPVRSTRKGKMKATSGSNKQLSLTSFFRTTKQEPC from the exons ATGTTCCTGTTAAAACGGTGGcaagagaaaataataatcGCTTTTAACTTTCAGATGTGTGCATCACGTTTAACGATGCGTAGACTTAAGAAAGAAGCTCTCGAACAGGTGGAAAACGTCAAACCGAAGCGGAAAAGGCAGCGGACGCTTGGAAAAGAAG AAGAACCCTCGAGTGCTGTTTCGCCCTCCGTCTACCACACGTTCTGTGAGCCTGCTGATGTTCGTCACCTGCAGACTCATCTCCTCAGATGGTACGACCTGGAGAAGAGAGAACTGCCATGGAGGACTCTG GCGCTAACAGAGCCTGATGTCAACATAAGGACATATGCAG TGTGGGTGTCGGAGATCATGCTACAACAGACCCAAGTCGCCACGGTGATAGACTACtacacaaaatggatgaag CGTTGGCCCAGAGTTTCGGATCTCGCGGCTGCGACACTAGAG GAGGTGAATCAGATGTGGGCGGGCCTTGGCTATTATTCACGGGGGAAGCGACTGCACGAAGGTGCTCAGAAG GTGATGTCGGAGCTCGATGGCCGGATGCCCGACACGGTGGCCGAGCTGCTCAGACAGCTACCAGGAGTGGGTCGCTACACTGCCGCGGCCATCGGCTCCATCGCACTGGGCCAA GTTACCGGAGCCGTGGATGGCAACGTAATCCGGGTCCTGTGTCGCGTGAGGGCCATCGGGGCCAATTGCACGAGTCCCGCAGTCACAGAGGCCCTTTG GGCTCTGGCGAATACGCTGGTGGACCCGAAGCGACcaggggacttcaaccaggccaTGATGGAGCTTGGGGCCCGAGTCTGCACGCCAAAGGGACCCCTGTGCGAGCAGTGTCCTATACGCTCTCAATGCCACTCTTACCGCAAG GTTCAAGCCAAACGAGAGCAGAATTCCAAAAGGCTTTTGGGGGAAAAGGACACAAAGCCTCCAGCTCTTCAAGACATTGAAGATTGCA GTGCAAGTGGAATATGCCCACTATGTCCACTTGAGCCTTGGGATGAGGAGTTGGGGGTTCAGAACTTCCCAAGAAAGCCGGCCAAGAAGCCCCCCAGGGTGGAGCGGACATTAACGTGTGTGCTGACTCGACGTGGAGAAGGAGGCCAGGAGGAGTTCCTGCTCAAGCAAAGGCCAAATAAAG GTTTGCTGGCAGGCTTGTGGGAGTTTCCGAGTCTTTTGTTGGAAAAGGAGGACAAgtctgaaaagaaacaaaaagcgGCGCTGCGTGCCCACCTCGACAAACACTTGGGAGCACcgttgattgacagctccctTCAGTATGTGGGAGAA GTGCCTCATATCTTCTCGCACATCCACCAGACATATGTGGTCCACACTTTGCACCTTGGAGACGCCGAGGCGCCTCTGCGGACGGGAGACGTGCGGTGGATCAGCAGGTCGGCGCTGCAGGAGGCCGCCGTGTCTACGGGAGTCAAAAAG ATTGTGAAGCTTTGCGACTCTGCGAAACTTCAGAAGGAGCTCAACTCTCCA GATGCAAAGAGGCAAAAGAACGACGAAAGGAAAAGACCAGTACGAAGTACAAGGAAAGGCAAAATGAAGGCAACCAGTGGTAGCAACAAGCAACTGTCACTCACGTCTTTCTTCAGAACCACCAAGCAGGAACCTTGCTga
- the mpnd gene encoding MPN domain-containing protein yields MEVPSSPQVVEDGGEDEEEELSGGEETDLRCSSGRSSLLTRRGITLRVLLKDGLVEPGDGVLAIHYLGKNFIGDLLNDGKIRWVETGQIFNSPSAWATHCKRLVNPAKKSGCGWASVRYRGQKLAQYKTTWLHKYQPSADMSLVSEEDDDEDEEEGKSAMQTEDKNKNNKPGGLHDAMAPRRTDRERIPVRYCTLGTRDVTRDPHTLVELSAFSAINRFQPFNVAVSSNVLLLMDFHCHLTTSEVVGYLGGRWDTNTQLLTVLRAFPCRTRLADREAASAVEEEICQNLFMRGLSLVGWYHSHPRGPALPSLQDIDSQMDHQLRLQGSNNGFQPCLGVICGPYYHGNQGVASTITPFWVVPPPEQRPSDYGIPVAVEVTYVQDNFLTSDVLNEMVLLVDFYKDAPDLVHFHQYWCPDTTMMDKIKGSLSCHAPKDQAYSQILEHVYSQLSAAQ; encoded by the exons ATGG AGGTGCCCAGCTCACCTCAGGTGGTGGAGGACGGTggcgaggacgaggaggaggaactgAGCGGCGGCGAAGAGACCGACTTGCGTTGCAGCTCGGGCCGGAGCTCGCTGCTCACCCGGCGGGGCATCACGTTGCGGGTGCTCCTCAAGGACGGCCTGGTGGAGCCCGGTGATGGCGTGCTGGCCATCCACTACCTG GGTAAGAACTTCATCGGGGACCTGCTGAACGACGGCAAAATCCGCTGGGTGGAGACGGGTCAGATCTTCAACTCGCCGAGTGCTTGGGCCACTCACTGCAAGCGTCTGGTCAACCCGGCCAAGAAGTCCGGTTGCGGCTGGGCGTCGGTACGCTACCGCGGACAGAAGCTGGCCCAGTACAAAACCACCTGGCTGCACAAGTATCAGCCCAGCGCTGACATG AGCCTGGTGAGCGAGGAAGACGACGAcgaggatgaagaggaaggCAAGTCAGCCATGCAAACTGAagacaagaacaaaaacaacaaacctgGAGGATTACatg ACGCTATGGCCCCGAGGAGGACGGACCGGGAGAGGATCCCAGTCAGATATTGCACTCTGGGCACAAGGGACGTTACCAG AGACCCCCACACGCTGGTGGAGCTGTCAGCCTTTTCGGCCATTAACAGGTTCCAGCCTTTCAACGTGGCCGTGTCCAGCAACGTGCTGCTGCTCATG GACTTCCACTGTCACCTGACCACCAGTGAGGTGGTGGGATACCTGGGAGGACGTtgggacacaaacacacaac TGCTGACCGTCTTACGGGCGTTCCCTTGCCGAACAAGGCTAGCGGACAGAGAAGCTGCCTCTGCTGTCGAGGAGGAG ATCTGCCAGAACTTGTTCATGCGCGGCTTGTCGTTGGTGGGCTGGTACCACAGTCACCCTCGGGGTCCAGCCCTGCCATCGCTGCAGGACATCGACTCGCAGATGGACCACCAGTTGAGGCTGCAGGGCTCCAACAACGGCTTCCAGCCATGCCTGGGCGTCATCTGCG GACCGTACTATCACGGCAATCAAGGTGTGGCCTCCACCATAACACCGTTCTGGGTCGTACCCCCGCCTGAG CAAAGGCCCAGCGACTACGGGATCCCCGTGGCTGTGGAGGTCACGTATGTTCAGGACAACTTTCTCACCAGTGACGTCCTCAACGAGATG GTGCTGCTGGTGGACTTCTACAAGGACGCGCCCGACCTCGTCCACTTCCACCAGTACTGGTGTCCCGACACCACCATGATGGACAAGATCAAG GGCTCACTGAGTTGTCACGCCCCCAAGGACCAGGCCTACTCCCAGATCCTGGAGCACGTCTACAGCCAGCTGAGCGCTGCTCAGTGA
- the mutyh gene encoding adenine DNA glycosylase isoform X2: protein MCASRLTMRRLKKEALEQVENVKPKRKRQRTLGKEEEPSSAVSPSVYHTFCEPADVRHLQTHLLRWYDLEKRELPWRTLALTEPDVNIRTYAVWVSEIMLQQTQVATVIDYYTKWMKRWPRVSDLAAATLEEVNQMWAGLGYYSRGKRLHEGAQKVMSELDGRMPDTVAELLRQLPGVGRYTAAAIGSIALGQVTGAVDGNVIRVLCRVRAIGANCTSPAVTEALWALANTLVDPKRPGDFNQAMMELGARVCTPKGPLCEQCPIRSQCHSYRKVQAKREQNSKRLLGEKDTKPPALQDIEDCSASGICPLCPLEPWDEELGVQNFPRKPAKKPPRVERTLTCVLTRRGEGGQEEFLLKQRPNKGLLAGLWEFPSLLLEKEDKSEKKQKAALRAHLDKHLGAPLIDSSLQYVGEVPHIFSHIHQTYVVHTLHLGDAEAPLRTGDVRWISRSALQEAAVSTGVKKIVKLCDSAKLQKELNSPDAKRQKNDERKRPVRSTRKGKMKATSGSNKQLSLTSFFRTTKQEPC, encoded by the exons ATGTGTGCATCACGTTTAACGATGCGTAGACTTAAGAAAGAAGCTCTCGAACAGGTGGAAAACGTCAAACCGAAGCGGAAAAGGCAGCGGACGCTTGGAAAAGAAG AAGAACCCTCGAGTGCTGTTTCGCCCTCCGTCTACCACACGTTCTGTGAGCCTGCTGATGTTCGTCACCTGCAGACTCATCTCCTCAGATGGTACGACCTGGAGAAGAGAGAACTGCCATGGAGGACTCTG GCGCTAACAGAGCCTGATGTCAACATAAGGACATATGCAG TGTGGGTGTCGGAGATCATGCTACAACAGACCCAAGTCGCCACGGTGATAGACTACtacacaaaatggatgaag CGTTGGCCCAGAGTTTCGGATCTCGCGGCTGCGACACTAGAG GAGGTGAATCAGATGTGGGCGGGCCTTGGCTATTATTCACGGGGGAAGCGACTGCACGAAGGTGCTCAGAAG GTGATGTCGGAGCTCGATGGCCGGATGCCCGACACGGTGGCCGAGCTGCTCAGACAGCTACCAGGAGTGGGTCGCTACACTGCCGCGGCCATCGGCTCCATCGCACTGGGCCAA GTTACCGGAGCCGTGGATGGCAACGTAATCCGGGTCCTGTGTCGCGTGAGGGCCATCGGGGCCAATTGCACGAGTCCCGCAGTCACAGAGGCCCTTTG GGCTCTGGCGAATACGCTGGTGGACCCGAAGCGACcaggggacttcaaccaggccaTGATGGAGCTTGGGGCCCGAGTCTGCACGCCAAAGGGACCCCTGTGCGAGCAGTGTCCTATACGCTCTCAATGCCACTCTTACCGCAAG GTTCAAGCCAAACGAGAGCAGAATTCCAAAAGGCTTTTGGGGGAAAAGGACACAAAGCCTCCAGCTCTTCAAGACATTGAAGATTGCA GTGCAAGTGGAATATGCCCACTATGTCCACTTGAGCCTTGGGATGAGGAGTTGGGGGTTCAGAACTTCCCAAGAAAGCCGGCCAAGAAGCCCCCCAGGGTGGAGCGGACATTAACGTGTGTGCTGACTCGACGTGGAGAAGGAGGCCAGGAGGAGTTCCTGCTCAAGCAAAGGCCAAATAAAG GTTTGCTGGCAGGCTTGTGGGAGTTTCCGAGTCTTTTGTTGGAAAAGGAGGACAAgtctgaaaagaaacaaaaagcgGCGCTGCGTGCCCACCTCGACAAACACTTGGGAGCACcgttgattgacagctccctTCAGTATGTGGGAGAA GTGCCTCATATCTTCTCGCACATCCACCAGACATATGTGGTCCACACTTTGCACCTTGGAGACGCCGAGGCGCCTCTGCGGACGGGAGACGTGCGGTGGATCAGCAGGTCGGCGCTGCAGGAGGCCGCCGTGTCTACGGGAGTCAAAAAG ATTGTGAAGCTTTGCGACTCTGCGAAACTTCAGAAGGAGCTCAACTCTCCA GATGCAAAGAGGCAAAAGAACGACGAAAGGAAAAGACCAGTACGAAGTACAAGGAAAGGCAAAATGAAGGCAACCAGTGGTAGCAACAAGCAACTGTCACTCACGTCTTTCTTCAGAACCACCAAGCAGGAACCTTGCTga
- the elovl8b gene encoding ELOVL fatty acid elongase 8b, protein MTSAWETILSVHQNIVDNGDKRTDPWPLVYSPVPVTLIVLLYLCMVWAGPRLMRHREPVDLRLVLIIYNFSMVGMSIYMFHEFLTTSWLSNYSILCQPVDYSSRPLPMRMARVCWWFFFSKVIELSDTLFFILRKKNSQLTFLHVFHHATMILNWWSAVKYTAGGQSFFIGLLNTLVHTVMYSYYGLAAMGPHLRKYLWWKSYLTCLQLLQFLLILTHATYNLFTECDFPVVTNVVVFLYCIFLIILFGNFYRRSYLDKKKQK, encoded by the exons ATGACGTCTGCGTGGGAAACGATCTTGTCGGTGCACCAGAACATAGTCGACAATGGAG ACAAGAGGACCGACCCGTGGCCGCTGGTCTACTCACCGGTCCCGGTCACGCTCATCGTCCTGCTGTACCTCTGCATGGTCTGGGCGGGGCCTCGGCTCATGAGACATAGAGAACCCGTAGACCTCCGCCTGGTTCTCATCATTTATAACTTTAGCATGGTGGGCATGTCCATCTATATGTTCCATGAG ttcTTGACCACTTCCTGGCTGTCCAACTACAGCATCCTGTGCCAGCCGGTGGACTACAGCAGCAGACCATTGCCCATGAGA ATGGCTCGGGTCTGCTGGTGgtttttcttctcaaaagTCATCGAGCTCAGCGACACG CTCTTCTTCATCCTGAGGAAAAAGAACAGCCAGCTGACTTTCCTTCACGTCTTCCACCACGCCACCATGATCTTAAACTGGTGGTCAGCCGTCAAGTACACGGCTGGTGGACAAT CTTTCTTCATCGGCCTGCTCAACACTTTGGTCCACACTGTGATGTACTCTTACTACGGCCTGGCGGCTATGGGCCCTCACTTGCGCAAGTACCTGTGGTGGAAATCATACCTCACCTGCTTGCAGCTG CTGCAGTTTCTGCTGATTCTCACACACGCGACCTACAACCTGTTCACCGAATGCGACTTCCCGGTCGTCACCAACGTTGTCGTGTTTCTTTACTGCATCTTCCTCATCATCCTTTTTGGTAACTTCTATCGCCGCAGCTACCTAGacaagaagaagcagaagTAA